The following is a genomic window from Candidatus Rokuibacteriota bacterium.
TCAGGTTCTGGAGCGCCTGCTGCATCCCCTGGAGCAACGGCTTGAGCATCTGCTGGCGAAGCGACTGCAAGAGCTCCTCGAACAGGCGGCGCGCCTCGGCGTCCACGAAGTCGTAGTGCTGCAGCTCGCGGATCCGCCCGGCGGGATCGGGGGGGAGCTGGTCCAGCGTCGCTTGCCTCTGAGCGCCGGCAGGCCCCTCGCCGAGCTCGCGCCTGATCCCCTCGCGCTCGGTGCGGATGACCTGGTCCAGCTTCTTCGTGATGTCCTCGAGCGCCGAGCCGAGGTCGTAGCGATCCAGCTCTTGCTGGCGGCGCTGCTTGAGCCGCTTAAGGAGATCCTGAAGCCCCGGCACGCTCTGGCCGCCGGGGATGCGCACGCCCTGCTGGAACAGGCGCTGCAGCGCCCGCCAGAGATTGCCGTCCGACATCAGGTCGTCGGCCATCGCCGCCAGCAGGTCGTCGGCATCCAGGTCCAGGAGGTGCTGGCTGCCGTCCCAGCGCGAGTAGCGGATCAGCCTCGCCATGTCAGCCCCGGTAACGGGAGTGGCCGGCCTGGATGTCCTTGTTGAGCCGGCGGCTCAGGTGCAACCCCTCGAGGACGAACTCGAGGGCGGCAGCGGTGCCGGCCGGATCGGTGGCGCCGAGCTTCCTCACGGCCGCCTGGAGCGGGCGGAGCTCGGCGATCTGACGGACGTACTCGCTCGACGGCATGCCGTCCGACACGGTGATCGCGAGCCCCTCCTTGAACGCGGCGACAACTTCGTCCAGCTCCCCCGAGCCGAAGCAGCGGTTGAAGACGTTGAGCACGGCGCGCTGGACCAGCTTGCCGAGCAGTTTCTCCTCGGTGGCCTCGCCCACAGTCTCCAGCTCGATCTTGCCGCTGGTGGAGGCGACGACGGCGCCGAGATCGCTCACCCGCGGGGCGGCTTCGTGCTCACCGAGCCGAATCGCGCGCTTGAGAGCGTTGGAGAGCAGGTTCTCCCAGTTGCAGATGCTCACCCGCACCGAGACGCCGGAACGCTGGCTGATCTCGGGGGCCCGCCGCGCCAGGTGCGTCAGCTCCGCCAGCACCTCCTTCATGTACTTGGGAGTGACGGTCTGGAAGCCGTCCGTCGGGAAGGCGGTGCGCTCGGCCTCCATGATCGCGATCTCGTCGCCGAGCCGCTTCGGGTAGTGGGTGCGGATCTGGGAGCCGAACCGATCCTTGAGCGGGGTGATGATGCGGCCGCGGTTGGTGTAGTCCTCGGGGTTGGCGCTCGCCACCACGAAGAGGTCCAGCGGCAGGCGGACCTTGTAGCCGCGGATCTGGACGTCGCGCTCCTCCATGACGTTGAGGAGGCCCACCTGGATCCGCTCCGCGAGGTCGGGCAGCTCGTTGATGACGAAGATGCCGCGGTTCGTCCGCGGCAGGAGGCCGTAGTGGATGGTCAGCTCGTCGGCGAGGTAGCGCCCCTCGGCGACCTTGATCGGGTCCACCTCGCCGATGAGGTCCGCGATCGTGATATCGGGGGTCGCCAGCTTCTCACCGTAGCGGCGGTCGCGCGGCAGCCAGACGAGCCCGGCCGCGTCGCCCTGCTCAGCGAGGCGCGCCCGGCACGCCGCGCAGATGGGCGCGAAGGGGTCGTCGTTGATTTCGCATCCGGCCACCGCCGGCATCGCCTCGTCCAGCAGGCCGACGAGGAGGCGCGCCATGCGCGTCTTGGCCTGGCCCCGCTCACCCAGGAAGACGATGTCCTGGCCGCTCAGGATGGCGTTCTCGACCTGCGGCACGACACTCTCGTCGTAGCCGACGATGCCGGGGAAGAGCGGCTCGCTCCGCCGGAGCCGAGCGATCAGGTTCTCGCGCAGCTCCTGCTTGACCGACCGCGCGCGGTAGCCGCTCCGCCTCAGCTCTCCGACCGTGCGCACCTGCGTCTCGCCCATCGTTCTCACCCGCGGCCCGCAAAGCCACGAATACCGCCATTATACGGGAAGTCCGCAACGTCCGGGGGGATGACAACTCCCGGGTCAGCCGGCGACCCGCCCGCCGAGCCTCAGGATAACCGCCGTCGCCGGAGCCGCCGCCAGCGCGGGGTAGCTGAGAATGATCCGGCCCCAGGTGCCCTCGACGGCGAGAAGCTCCCCGGCGACCGTGAGGGCCAGAAAGATGAAAACCCCTGCGCCGAGGGCCAGGCCGATCGCCCATGGCGGCTCAGGCGAACTCCCGGCCCAGATGACGGGCGCGAGCGTCGAGGCGCCGAGGCCAAAGGCGATCAGGAGCCCGCGCCAGGGATCCTCAGGCCAGAGGGCCGCCAGCAGCGCCGCCGCCAAGATCCCTCCCCACAGCCCCCAATCGCCTCCGACTCCACCGCGGGCCAGGAGATCCCGGAGCGCCGTGACGCTCGCGAGGAGGGCGAGGAATCCGCCGAGGAGCAGAACGCCGTCGAGGCCGCGCCCCCAGAGGTCGCCGGCGAATGCCAGCGCGGGGAGCTCCACGAGCTTCTCGGCGGTCACACCGCCCAGGAAGAGATCGGGAGCGAGCGTGAGCGTGTACGTCGCCCACCCCTGGGCCCAGGCGAGCACGAGGAGGTATCCGATCCCCGCGAGAACGGCTGTCGCGCGAGAGATCGGGCCCACCCCCCCGGAACTCAGCAGCGCGGCGGCACCCCCTATCATCGTCAGCCCGAGGCCCACGACCGAGAGGAGCTCGGGTCCGGGGGACAGCCGCGGCGGATCGGCCCAGCTCACCCCCGACGCCGGAGCCCCCGGGATGCGCTTGTTGGCCTCGAAGCGGAGCCGCTGGCCCGGCTCGATGAGAAGTCCATCTCCTGGCCTCAGCGTGACGGACTGGTTCGCCGCGAGCTTCCACTCCTGCACCCGGGCGCGCCCGGCGTCGTTGACGAGGATCCGGAGCGGGCCAGCGTCAACACTCGTGACCCGGTGCTCGTCCTCGAAGACCAGCGCGTCGGTCCCCGGGCTGAGGACGACGGGGCGACCCTCGGTGACCCAGGGGCTCGTAGCCGAGAACCTGAAGGCCGGCAGCGACGCCGCATGACTCCAGGCCTCGAGCGGGAGGCGACCTGCCCGCGCACTGACGACGCCGAGCGGGAGGAACACGGCGAGCAGGGCCGCGGCTGCGAGGGCGAGCCCCCGCCGGCGTCCTGCGTCGGAGGCCGTCAGGACGACCGCTGACGCGCTGGCGACGAGGATCCCGATCGCGCGCGAGAAGCCGAGCCAGCGCGCGACGTCGCCGGCGAGGAGCAGGTTGGCCCAGAGGAGAG
Proteins encoded in this region:
- a CDS encoding AAA family ATPase yields the protein MGETQVRTVGELRRSGYRARSVKQELRENLIARLRRSEPLFPGIVGYDESVVPQVENAILSGQDIVFLGERGQAKTRMARLLVGLLDEAMPAVAGCEINDDPFAPICAACRARLAEQGDAAGLVWLPRDRRYGEKLATPDITIADLIGEVDPIKVAEGRYLADELTIHYGLLPRTNRGIFVINELPDLAERIQVGLLNVMEERDVQIRGYKVRLPLDLFVVASANPEDYTNRGRIITPLKDRFGSQIRTHYPKRLGDEIAIMEAERTAFPTDGFQTVTPKYMKEVLAELTHLARRAPEISQRSGVSVRVSICNWENLLSNALKRAIRLGEHEAAPRVSDLGAVVASTSGKIELETVGEATEEKLLGKLVQRAVLNVFNRCFGSGELDEVVAAFKEGLAITVSDGMPSSEYVRQIAELRPLQAAVRKLGATDPAGTAAALEFVLEGLHLSRRLNKDIQAGHSRYRG